A segment of the Frankineae bacterium MT45 genome:
TCCGAACGCTTAGCTTTCGCAGCGCTTAGGATAATCACAGATAACTACCATCTGAAACTCAGTCGCGACGCTCAGGCTGGACACAGCCAAACGTAAGCGATTGCAAGATTAGGGAGTTCTCAGTGACCGCTGCAGCCGAGAAGAAGCGCCGGGTTCTTGTGGTGGATGACGAAGAGAACGTCACCCACCTTGTCTCGTCGGCCCTGCGATTCGACGGTTTCGACACCGTCACCGCTGACAGCGGACCCTCCGCACTCGCCGCGGTTGCCGAGAGCGACCCGGACCTCGTCGTCCTCGACGTGATGATGCCGGGGATGGACGGTCTTGGAGTTCTCTCGAACCTGCGCAGTGCCGGTTCCCAGGTGCCGGTCATCTTCCTCACCGCTCGCGACACGGCACACGACCGTATCGGCGGGCTGCGGGCCGGAGCAGACGACTACGTCGTCAAGCCGTTCAGCGTCGAGGAGTTGCTGGCGCGGGTGCACGCGGTGCTGCGTCGCTCCTCGCCCGACACGGCCCGTCCCGGCGTGCTGCAGATCGCCGATCTCGAACTGGACGAGAACAGCCACGAAGTGACGCGGGCCGGCCAGGAGGTTCACCTCACCGCCACCGAGTTCGAGCTACTGCGCTACCTGATGCGCAACAACCGCGTCGTGCTCTCCAAGGCGCAGATCCTCGACCGGGTCTGGAAGTACGACTTCCAGGGACAGTCCAACATCGTCGAGCTCTACATCGGCTACCTCCGCAAGAAGGTCGACGCTGTTGAGCCGAAGCTCATCCACACGGTGCGGGGAGCCGGGTACGTCATCAAAGCTCCGCGGACGTGAGGTGGGGCAAAGCCCCGGAAGTAGCAGCAGAAGCAGCGCCCGAATGGGTTGATCCGAACGAACTCGACATGACGATCGAGCCTGATGCGACGCCCGCGGAGTACCCGCCGGGCGCGGAGTACCCGCTGGCCGCTGGGGATACCCCGCCGGCGGCGCCCGCCCAACCCGCCGCATCATCTGAGGTCACGTCGTCATCCGACGCCGTACTGGACCCCCCACGCCGCCGGCGACGTCTCTTCACCCGGCTGCTGCCACGCACGCTGGCCGCACGACTCACCACCGGTGTCGTCGCGCTCGTCGCCCTCATCGTGATGGCCGTCGGTGCCTCGACCTACGTCGCCCTCAATCTGTTTCTCACTGAGCGGCTGGACCAGCAACTGCAGGGCGTAGCCCAGCCCGCTTCCCGCTCGCTGGCCAACTGCTTGTCCCTGCAGAGCGCCTTCGTGCCGGCACCGCGCTGCTCGACCGCACCCGCCGGCGCCGTCGGCGTGCATGGTCCGCAGAAGCAATGGCTCGGCATCTACGAAGCAAACGGCGATCAGGTCTCCTTCACGACAGACGCCGACTCCGACATCATCCTGCTGGAGATCAGCGCCGAGGACACTGCGACGCTGCTCGCCCACCCGAATGTCCCGGAGACGGTCCGCATCACCGGCGGGAGCACCGCCGGCGCCAGCGTGCGGGCGGTGGCGGTCCCCAACCGCAACTACGTGATCATCACCGGGCTCTCCACCGCGGAGGTGGACACCACCCTGCATCGCCTGATCATTCTCGAGGTGAGCATCGGTGCCGCGGCCGTTCTGATCGCCTTCCTGCTGACCACCTACGGCGTGCGGCTGAGCCTGCGTCAGCTCCACAACGTCACCAGCACCGCCCAGACGGTCACGGCTGAGCTCTCACCCGACGGCGCCGGACTGGACCGGCGCGTCGTCGTCACCGAGCCCGACACCGAGGTCGGGCAGTTGGCCACCTCGGTGAATACCCTGCTCAGCGCGGTCGAGGAGGAGTTCGGCGCCCGCGTCGAGAGCGAGGCACGGATGCGGCAGTTCCTGGCTGATGCATCCCATGAGCTGCGCACGCCACTCACCTCGATCCGCGGCTACGCGGAGCTGGCCCGCATGCGCCGCCAGAGCGGTGCCGAGGAGAGTGCCACGGCTAGCGCCGATGCCCTTGATCGCATTGAGTCCGAGGGCACCAGGATGTCTCGCCTGGTCGACGACCTGCTGATCCTGGCCCGCAGCGACCGGGGGACCATCCTCCACCAGGAGCTGGTCGATGTCAGCGAACTGGTGGACGACGCCGTCACCGGCGCCCGAGCTGCGTATCCGCTGCGCCGGATCGATGTGGCCACTCAGCCCGGGATGATGCTGGTCGGCGACCGGGACCAGCTGCTGCGGGTGCTTCGCAATCTCATCACCAACGCCGCGATCCACACCGACCCGGCGGGTCCGATCACCGTCCGTGCCTCGCGTGAGGGTGAGAACAACGTGCTGCAGGTGCAGGACAGCGGCCCCGGTCTCCCCCCGGAGGAGGCCTCCCAGGTCTTCGGCCGGTTCTGGCGCGCCGACAAGGCGCGTACCCGGGCCCGCGGTGGGAGCGGTCTTGGCCTTTCGATCGTCGCCTCGATCGTCGAGGCCCACAACGGGAGCGTCACCTTCGAGAGTTCAGTGGCCGAGGGGAGCATCGTGACGGTTCTCCTGCCGGATCCGGCAGAGCACGGGGAGTAGTCGTCGCCGACCGGATACCGCGCGGTAAACCGAGTTGGCCGGAGCAGGCAGAATTGACGCCATGAACACGCCCTCAGCCCTTGACCCGGCGATCGCGGCACGGTTGAAACGTGACGCCGCCGGCCTCGTCGTCGCGGTCGTGCAGCAGTACGACACCGACGAGGTCCTGATGGTCGGTTGGATGGACGACGAGGCTCTGCATCGCACGCTCACCACCGGCCGCGCCACCTACTGGTCACGCTCGAGGGGCGAGTACTGGGTGAAGGGCGACACGTCCGGGCACGCCCAGTACGTCAAGTCGGTGGCGCTGGACTGCGACGCCGACTCGCTGCTGGTCAAGGTCGATCAGATCGGCGCCGCCTGCCACACCGGTGATCGGACCTGCTTCGACGCCGGCGTACTGCAGGTGAGCAGCCAGTGAGCGAGGAGTCGGGCACGGTGAAGCGGGACGACCTGCGCCGTCTGGCCCAGACCCACCGGATGGTTCCGATCACCCGCACCCTCTTCGCCGATGCCGAGACGCCGGTCGGGGTGTACCGCAAGCTCGCCGCCGGGCGTCCGGGGACGTTCCTGCTCGAGTCGGCCGAACCGGGGCGCTCCTTCTCGCGCTGGTCCTTCGTCGGGGTGAACTCCGTCGCGACGCTCACCAGCGAGGACGGTCAGGCCAGCTGGACCGGACTCGTGCCCGAGGGCGCGGGCGATGACACCGACCCGCTGCAGGCGCTCGGAGCGGCCTGGCGCGCGATCAAGGGCCCGCGACTGGCCGGGCTTCCGCCGCTCACCGGCGGCTTCGTCGGCCACCTCTCCTACGACGTGGTCCGGCGTATCGAGCGACTGCCTGATCTCGCCGTCGATGATCTCGGATTCCCGGAACTGACGATGCTGCTGGTCACTGATCTGGCCGCGGTCGATCACCATGAATGCAACGTCGTCCTGATCGCCAACGCGTTCGTGAACCCGCAGATGAGCGACGCCGAATTCGACTCCGCCTACGACGACGCGATCGGCCGTCTGGACGCGATGCAGCAGGCGCTTGCGGCATCGGCGGAGTCCACTATTGCGACCTCTGAGCTCGTGGTGGCGCCGCCGGCCACATCGCGAACACCTGACGGTGAGTATCAGCCGTCGGTCGAGCGGGCGCTGGAGGCGGTGCGGGCCGGTGAGGTCTTCCAGATCCAGATCGGCCAGCGGTTCGAGGTGGCGACCGACGCCGACTCCTTCGACATCTACCGGGTGCTGCGCACGCTGAATCCCTCGCCGTACATGTACTTCCTCAAGCTGGACGACTTCGACATCGTCGGTTGCAGCCCCGAGGCTCTGGTCACGGTCACCGAGCGTCGCGCGGTCCTGCACCCGATCGCGGGCACGCGTCGCCGGGGCACCACGCCGGAGGCCGATGCGGCGCTAGCCACCGAGTTGATGAACGACCCCAAGGAGCAGGCCGAGCACATCATGCTGGTCGATCTGGCCCGCAACGACCTCGGCCGTGTCTCGAAGCAGGGCTCGGTCGAGGTGGTTGAGTTCGGAGCCATCGAGCGCTACAGCCATGTCTGGCACATCGTCTCCAGCGTGCAGAGCGAGGTCGCGGAGGGGAAGGACGCCTTCGACGTCCTCACGGCCACCTTCCCGGCCGGGACGCTTACCGGGGCCCCGAAGGTGCGGGCGATGGAGCTGATCGACGAGCTCGAACCCGTCCGCCGCGGCATCTACGGCGGGGCCGTCGGCTACCTGGACGCGGCCGGTGACCTTGACCTGGCTATCGCGATTCGCACCGCGGTGATCCGGGATCAGACCGCGTACGTCCAGGCATCGGCCGGCATCGTGGCCGACAGCATTCCGGCCAACGAGGACCAGGAGACCCGCAGCAAGGCCAGGGCCGTCCTGCAGGCGATCGCCACCGCGCAGACGCTGCGACCAGTGAGCCCGCCGAGCCCGTGACGACACCTGCAAAGCCGGCCGGCACGTACCGCGAGTTCGCGGCCGTGCTGGTACTGCTGGCCGTCGGTGGCGCGCTGGCGCTGCTGTCGGCGGGACGGATCTGGCGCAGCATCACGGTGAGCCGGCCCCGTCCCCTGCCTGACGATGTCCTCCAGGCCAGCGGCCACTCCTTGCAGCCGGCGACCAGCGGGCTGGCCGTGGTGGCGCTGGCGGCAATCGTTGCGCTGCTGGCGACCGGGGCGCGAGTCCGCCAACTGATCGGCGGCGTGCTGGTCGTCGTCGGGGCCGGGCTGGTCTGGCAGGGAATCGTCGGACTGCGCCCGATCAGCACGGCCCACGGGTTGGCCCTCGTCAATTCCGCTCACTCCGGCGTGGGCGTAGCGGTGGACGCGTCGGTGCAGGTCGTCACTCACGCCGTGTGGCCCATGCTAGTGATGGTGGCCGGCGGGTTGGTCGTGCTGGCGGCGGTCGTCATCGTCGTCCGGGCGCCTCGCTGGCGGACGATGTCGCGGCGCTACGACGCACCTAAGGCCCCGGCCGAAGTGTCGGCCCAGCCGGAGTCCGAAGACGCTTCCGAGGCCACGACGGCGGCCGATGAGGGGGCGCCGCTCTCACCGGCAGCCCGTGACCTCGCGCTCTGGAAATCGCTGGATCGCGGTGAGGATCCCACAGCGTGAATGTGGTCTGGGTCGCTACCCGATGCACGTCACTCGACGTTGGCTGGCTAGCATCGCCTTACACAGATAATTTTTGGGGGCGGTGACTGGAATGACCGACGTTCTGCAGGAGATCGTGGCAGGCGTTCGCGAAGACGTAGCCGCCCGTCAAGCGCTGACGTCACTTGACGAGGTGAAGGCACGGGCCGCTGCGGCCCCGCCGGCCAAGGACGCTCTGGCGGCTCTGATGAGCCCTGGAGTAGGGGTCATCGCCGAAGTTAAGCGGCGTAGCCCGTCCAAGGGAGCGCTGGCCGCGATCAGTGATCCGGCCTCCCTGGCCGCGGAGTACGCCGCCGGTGGCGCCCGCGTGATCAGCGTGCTCACCGAGCAGCGGCGCTTCGGCGGTTCGCTGGATGACCTGCGGGCGGTGCGGGCCCGCGTCGATGTGCCGGTGCTCCGCAAGGACTTCGTCGTCGGCTCGTACCAGGTTCACGAAGCCCGCGCCAACGGCGCCGACCTGGTGCTGCTCATCGTGGCCGCCCTCGACCAGAACACCTTGGTCGGGCTGCGCGAGCGCATCGAATCGCTCGGCATGACCGCGCTCGTCGAGGTGCACACTGAAGACGAGGCGAGCCGCGCCCTCGATGCAGGAGCCCGGGTCATCGGCGTGAACGCCCGCAACCTCGCCACCCTGCAGGTCGATCGCTCCACGTTCGAACGGATCGCACCGGGGCTTCCCAAGGATGTCGTGAAGATCGCCGAGTCAGGGGTGCGGGGTCCGCTCGACCTGATCGAGTACGCCGCCGCCGGAGCCGATGCGGTGCTGGTCGGGGAAGGTTTGGTCACGAAGGCCGATCCGCGGGCTGCGGTGGCCGAGCTGGTCACCGCCGGAGCGCATCCAGCGACGCCCCGCACGTCGCGCTGACCTCACCCGACCGTGTGCCACGGCGGACGCTCACCCAGCGGTACCCGACGCTCCAACCAGTGGTTCTCGCCTGAGCGCTCGTACTGACGCAGCACCGCCTGCTCAGTCTCGTCCTCGGCCTCCGGTCGGAGACCGGAGCGGCGATCGGCGACCGCGATGATCTCCGTCGCCATCACCCCCAAATCGTGGATGGTCTGATGGCGATGGGCCCGCTGGCCGAGGTCGACCTGGGCGATCGCCGCCGTGCCGCGCCGGCGCGCGGTGTCGAGCAGGGTGGCTAGTTCGATGCCGTACCCGACGGGAATGGGCAGTGTTTCTATGAGCGATCTGCGGATCGCCCACTCGCCGGCCAGGGGTTGGACGAGTCCGCTCAGCTCTGGCCAGCGCAGGGTCAGCAGGGGGCGGGCCACCAGTTCGGTCACCCGTCCGCCCTGCGGCCGGGCTGTGCGAGCGGCATCGTCGCCACCGTCGGCGCGGTCGTCGAAGAGCCGATCGTAGAACCCCTTGACCAGCTCGACCTCAGGGTGGTTCAGCAGCGGACCGAGGAGGCCGGTGACGAAATGGACGCCCCATTCCAGCAGGTCGGCGTCGACGAAGACCAGCAGGTCGGCCCGGGTGACGAAGAGCGACTTCCACAATGCCTCGCCTTTTCCTGGATGAACTCCAAGATCGTCTCGTACGTCTGCCACGGAGGAGACCGCGGCGCCGGCCGCCTGCGCGACCCGGGCCGTCGCGTCGGTGGAGAGTGAATCCATCACGATCAACTCGTCGACCAGCGCGGTGGACGTCGGCATCAGCGCGTCGCGGATCTGGGCCACCACGCCGCCGACGGTCTCCGCCTCGTTGCGGGCCGGGATGACGACGGCGACGCGAAGGTCGTGTCGGCGCTTCGCCTCGAGCAGGTCGTCCACGCTCCACTGCGACCCGCTGAAGGTCCGTACCGCCGGTTGGGGCACAGCGGGCATGGGCTCAGGCCAGCCCGCGCTTGTTGCGGGCCGGCTGGCGGCTGCCACGGATGCTCGCCACCATGTCGAGCGTCTGCCGGGTCTCGAGCACGTTGTGGGCTCGGAACACCTGGGCCCCGAACCAGGCACAGAGCGAGGTGGTGGCCAGCGTGCCGACGAGGCGGTCATCCAGGGCAACGTCCAGCGTCTCGCCGACGAAATCCTTGTTGGAGAGGGAGACGAGCACCGGCCACCCAGTCTCGACCATCTCGCTCAGGCGGCGCGTCACCTCCAGCGAATGGCGGGTGTTCTTGCCGAAATCGTGCCCCGGGTCGATGAGGATGCGGCGCCGGTCGACCCCGACCGCCACGGCCTGCTCGGCCAGCCCGACGGTGCGGCTCAGGACGTCGGCCATGACGTCCGGGTAGCTGACCCGGTGCGGCCGGGTGCGTGGCGGCAGGCCGCCGGCGTGGGTGCAGACGAGAGCCACGTCGAACTCCGCCGCGACCGCTGCCAGTTTCGGATCGTGCCCACCCCAGGCATCGTTGAGGATGTCGGCCCCTGCCTCGCAGACGCCCCGCCCCACCTCGTGCCGCCAGGTATCGACGCTGATCAGCAGGTCCGGGTGACGGTCGCGGACGGCGGCGACGAAAGAGACGGTCCGGTCGAGTTCCTCGGCGGTGTCGACGTCAGCTCCGGGGGCCGCCTTCACCCCGCCGATATCGACGATGTCAGCCCCCTGGGCGACGACCTCGTCGACCCGCTCCAACGCCGCGTCGAAGGCGTAGGTGGCGCCACGGTCGTAGAAGGAATCCGGCGTCCGGTTCACGATGGCCATCACCAGCAGATCGCTCGCCTGGTATTCACGTCTGCCCAGCGCCAAGACCACAGGGCCACTCTAGTGCGCAGCAATTGTGCTTGGCCGGGCCCGCTAAGCTGTCGGGTATGAATGCGGCTCTGAACCACAGCGGGCGATGGCACCGGTGACGTCGCGTCACCCCTACCCATCTGCCTTCTGACCCTTCTGGAGCTTGCAATGACCACTGTCGTACCTGACCCCACCGGCCACTTCGGCGTCTATGGCGGTCGCTTCGTCCCCGAGGCCCTGGTCGCCGCCCTCGACGAACTCACCGTCGCCTTCGACGCGGCGATCATCGACCCCGTCTTCACCGACGAACTGACCCGGCTGCTGCGCGACTACGCCGGCCGCCCCTCCATCCTGACCGACGCCCCGAAGTTCGGCGCCCAGGCCGGAGGTGCTCGGATCCTGCTTAAGCGTGAGGACCTGAACCACACCGGTTCGCACAAGATCAACAACGTCCTCGGGCAGGCCCTGCTCACGCAACGCCTCGGCAAGTCCCGGGTGATCGCCGAGACCGGCGCCGGCCAGCACGGCGTGGCGACGGCGACGGCGGCGGCCCTGCTCGGCCTCGACTGCACCGTCTACATGGGCGAGGAGGACACTCGCCGGCAGGCCCTCAACGTCGCCCGGATGCGACTGCTCGGGGCTGAAGTGGTCCCGGTGGCCACCGGGTCGCGAACGCTGAAGGACGCGATCAACGAGGCATTCCGGGACTGGGTCGCCAACGTCGACAACACCCACTACCTCTTCGGCACCTCAGCCGGCCCGCACCCCATTCCGAGAATGGTCCGGGAATTCCACCGGGTTATCGGCAACGAGGCCCGCGCCCAGGTTCTGGAACGGGTGGGGCGGCTGCCGGACGTGGTGGCCGCCTGTGTCGGTGGTGGGAGCAACGCCATCGGAATCTTCGCCGCCTTTATCGACGATCCGTCGGTCCGCCTGCTCGGCTTCGAGGCCGGGGGAGACGGTGTCGAGACCGGCCGCCATGCGGCCACGATCACCGGCGGGACGCCCGGTGTCCTGCACGGCGCCCGCTCCTACCTGCTGCAGGACGAGAACGGCCAGACGATCGAGTCGCACTCGATCTCGGCCGGCCTGGACTACCCCGGCGTCGGACCTGAGCACTCCTATCTGCACGACATCGGCCGGGCTGAGTACCGCCCCATCACCGACGCCGAAGCGATGGAGGCCTTCTCCCTGCTCTGTCGTACCGAGGGGATCATCCCGGCCATCGAGTCCTCGCATGCGCTGGCCGGGGCGATCAAGGTCGGTCGTGAACTCGGCCCGGACGCGGTGATCCTGGTCAACCTCTCCGGCCGAGGTGACAAGGACGTCGAGACCGCATCGCACTACTTCGGGTTGGTCAAGTGATGAGCGAAGAACTGGTCGCCACCACCGCTCTGCAGCGCAGCCTGCAGCAGGCTCGCAGCGCCGGCCGGGCCGCGCTCATCGGCTATCTGCCGGTCGGCTTCCCCGACGTCGACACGTCGATCGAGGCCATGCTCGCGATGGTGGCCAACGGCGTCGACGTCATCGAGGTCGGCGTGCCGTACAGCGACCCGGGCATGGACGGGCCGACGATCCAGGCCGCGGTCGAACCGGCGGTGCAGGCCGGCGTCGCGATGCGGGATGTGCTCCGCGCGGTCCGGGCCATCAGCGAAGCCGGTGCCGCCGCCGTGGTGATGTCCTACTGGAACCCGATCGATCGCTACGGGGTGGAGCGCTTCTGCGCCGACCTGGCCGCGGCCGGCGGATCGGGAACGATCACGCCCGATCTCATCCCGGACGAGGCAGGGGAGTGGCTCGCGGCCACCGACGCCCATTCGCTGGATCGGATCTTTCTGGTTGCGCCGTCCTCCACCGAGGCGCGCCTGCGGGCGACCACCGCCAGCTGCCGCGGCTTCGTCTATGCCGCCTCGACGATGGGCGTCACCGGAGCGCGGGCCGACGTCTCCGATGCCGCCCGCGCGCTCGTCGCCCGCACCCGCGCCGTCAGCGAAATCCCGGTCTGCGTCGGGTTGGGCGTCTCGAACGCGAGCCAGGCTCGTGAGATCGGCGGCTTCGCCGACGGTGTCATCGTCGGTTCGGCGCTGGTGCGCAAGCTGCTCGACAGTCCGGACGAGGCCGGGGTGGCCGCCGTCGGCGAGCTGACGGCGCAGCTACGCGCGGGCCTCGACTGACCCTCGCGGACTCCCGGGCTGGCTCGGCTCCGGCTCGGCTCATCCGGCCGCGGCCGCTGATCAGCGGGTGACGATGAGCTTCCCGGTGCTGTGCCGCCCCTCCAGATCGTTGTAGGCCTGCGCGACGTCATCGAGCGCGTACCGACCACCGATCTCCAAGGCCAGCCTGTCGCTGGCCAGCGCGTCGAGGATCTCCCCGGAGCGCCAACGGAACTCCTCGGTGGTGGCGACGTAGTCGGCCAGGGTCGGGCGGGTGACGAAGAGCGAACCACCCCAGTTCAGCCGCTGGACGTCGAATGGTGGCACCTGCCCGCTGGCGGCGCCGAAGATGGCCAGCGTCCCGCGACGGGCCAGCGATGCAAGCGATGCATCGAAGCTGGCCGCCCCGACCCCGTCATATACCGCCTGGACTCCCTGGCCGTTGTTCTGGTCACGCACCGCCGCCGCGAAGGCGACCGGGTCGGCGGTGGGCGTGCTGCGCAGCACGACGTCCGCTCCGGCGGCCGAGGCCTTCTCCGCCTTCGCGTCGGTGGATACGACGCCGATGACCCGAGCCCCGCGTTGGCGGGCGAGCTGCACCAGCAGTTGTCCGACGCCACCGGCCGCCGCGTGCACCACCACCGTGTCGCCGTCCTGGATCGGGTAGGTGGAGGTGGCGAGGTAGTGCGCCGTCATTCCCTGCAGCATCGCCGCCGCCGCGACGTCCAGCTCCAACCCGTTGGGGACCTTGGCGGCGTTGTTCGCGAGCACGTTCAGCGACTCGGCGTGCGAGCCGAGTGCGGTCGACCAGGCAACCCGATCCCCGACCTCGAACCCGGCTACCGCACTACCCACTTCGGTGACCACGCCTGCCCCCTCCATCCCGAGCGGGAACGGAGTCGGGATCGGGTAGATGCCCTCGCGCTGGTACACGTCGACGAAGTTGATGCCCGACGCGGCGACTTGGACCCGGAGCTGATCGGCGGCCGGCTCCGGCAGCTCCACCGGCTGTAGCGATAGCACATCGGGGCCACCGGAGCGGGTGACGACGACGGCGGTTGTCTCTTCGGTCATGGAGTTCACGGTAGTAACTCGTCCTCGTCTACGGTTAGCTGGTGCGAGTTCTAGCTTCGATCCCCAGCCCGTCACAGAGCGTCTGGCACCTCGGCCCCTTGCCGATCCGGGCCTACGCGCTCTGCATCGTGCTGGGTATCTTCGTGGCCGTCTGGCTGACGATTCGGCGCTGGCGAGACGTCGGCGGTGTCGACGAGGACATCTGGGACGTCGCCGGCTGGGCCATCGTCTTCGGCATCATCGGCGGCCGCCTGTACCACGTCATCACCGACCCTGAGCTGTACTTCAAAGCGGTGCCGCCCGACTCCTCGGCCCACCCGCTGAACGCCTTCAAGATCTGGGATGGCGGGCTCGGCATCTGGGGCGCGGTGGCTCTTGGCGGGGTGGGTGCCTGGATCGGTTGCCGTCGTAAGGGCATCCGGCTCAGTTCCTTCGCCGATGCCGCGGCGCCCGGGATCGTGCTGGCCCAGGGCATAGGCCGCTGGGGGAACTGGTTCAACAACGAGCTCTACGGCGGGCCGACGAGCCTTCCCTGGCGGTTGGAGATCCACCGGGTCGACGTCGTCACCGGCCAGTCACTCCTCGACGACCACGGCCACGCCATCGTGCTGGGGTACTTCCAGCCGACGTTCCTCTACGAATCTATCTGGGATATCGCGCTGGCTTTCGTTCTCATCTACGCCTCCCGGCGCTGGACGCTCGGGCGCGGAAATGTCTTCGCTCTCTACGTGATGCTCTACACGGTTGGCCGGGCCTGGATCGAGGCGCTGCGCGAGGATCACGCCAATCACATTCTGGGACTGCGCCTGAATGATTGGACCTCGATCATCGTCTTCATCGGGGCTCTGATCTGGTTCCTGCGCAAT
Coding sequences within it:
- a CDS encoding prolipoprotein diacylglyceryl transferase, with protein sequence MRVLASIPSPSQSVWHLGPLPIRAYALCIVLGIFVAVWLTIRRWRDVGGVDEDIWDVAGWAIVFGIIGGRLYHVITDPELYFKAVPPDSSAHPLNAFKIWDGGLGIWGAVALGGVGAWIGCRRKGIRLSSFADAAAPGIVLAQGIGRWGNWFNNELYGGPTSLPWRLEIHRVDVVTGQSLLDDHGHAIVLGYFQPTFLYESIWDIALAFVLIYASRRWTLGRGNVFALYVMLYTVGRAWIEALREDHANHILGLRLNDWTSIIVFIGALIWFLRNRSVPSGPIYTDDRREAAADSAAEPDALADAATGDDLPAVTADGSPDGTAEAAPDVTADTSPDTAQQRLD
- a CDS encoding NADPH2:quinone reductase; amino-acid sequence: MTEETTAVVVTRSGGPDVLSLQPVELPEPAADQLRVQVAASGINFVDVYQREGIYPIPTPFPLGMEGAGVVTEVGSAVAGFEVGDRVAWSTALGSHAESLNVLANNAAKVPNGLELDVAAAAMLQGMTAHYLATSTYPIQDGDTVVVHAAAGGVGQLLVQLARQRGARVIGVVSTDAKAEKASAAGADVVLRSTPTADPVAFAAAVRDQNNGQGVQAVYDGVGAASFDASLASLARRGTLAIFGAASGQVPPFDVQRLNWGGSLFVTRPTLADYVATTEEFRWRSGEILDALASDRLALEIGGRYALDDVAQAYNDLEGRHSTGKLIVTR